The DNA region NNNNNNNNNNNNNNNNNNNNNNNNNNNNNNNNNNNNNNNNNNNNNNNNNNNNNNNNNNNNNNNNNNNNNNNNNNNNNNNNNNNNNNNNNNNNNNNNNNNNNNNNNNNNNNNNNNNNNNNNNNNtttttttttttttttttttttttttttatattgtacattttttatattttaaatatttttctagACGAAATAAATATTGATTCCCAATATTTAAAAGTAGTAAACAAATTTGTCAAATTGAAATTACAAGGTACAAATAATGAATAACATCCTATAATGCATATAATTAGATTTtgaagatgaaaaaaaattatataaataatcacaactttataaattataaatgaatatatattattttccatTTTAGGAAACCAGAGCGACGAAAAAGACATATCAAGATTAGCAAGagtataaataatatatacacattaaatgtttattgatatatatatatgtatatattaacattttttaatactatatatttttttcttattatatagttctatttaaaaaatgaaaaagaaaatgatgaagatgaaTTATTACTTGATGAAGAAATTGGTGTTTTCCCAACAAAATGTCCAATATCACAAATGCCTTTTGAAAATCCCGTTACACAAAGGTACAAGGagtatatacataaatacatatatatatatatatatatatatatatattatatatattataagattggatcttatttttatacatatgataaataaaataaaaattacaaattagataataaaatttataattatctaTTAATACATTATACAGATTTAGCAAAAATAGAAAAGCTTGCGTACACACTTTTGAAAAGGCATTTATACTTCGATTAATGTAAGgttttgaaaaaataaacaaataaatcaataaataaatatatatatatatatatatatatatatatataattatttttttatatatatatttaactAATCAGGCATAATAAGGATACAATAGAATGCCCCATAGCAggtaatattattttttatattactttttattGCAATCctataaaaaatatctaatataaatacattatatattttatttattccTTACAGCttgtaaaaaaaaggtCTACAAAAGTTCCCTTCATCCTGATTATGAATTTCTTCATCATTCAAGGTTAACAATATTTACAACTTATGTTAAATTTCatatagtatatatatatatatatatatatatatacaccTCTATTATCTTAATgtatcatatatattttttttaatatttgcACATTATAATTAGGTACAAAAAATTTAGGGACCATATCACAGATGCCTTggaatattttaataatatacgCAATGAAGGTTAAAAAAGAGAacacataataaataaataaataaataaatataaatatatatatatattacattcCAACATATGAACAATCtttattttactttttttttttttatttttagaaAAGGAAATTTTAGATTTTGctgaataataaaacattaataatatgtaatggtctatttttttttttttgaagtatatatatcaaaatattctttattataaagattaatataatatttatattattatctctgtcaattttttattgctaaaatatatattataatatatcattttctttGTTATTAAGAATGCTCTTTTCCATTCATTTTTCTGTATTTGTATAtcatttcattttttattttttgtttttttttttggtttcTATATTGTATGACAAATATTTCTTcaatgaatataaattcataagtatattattacaatattatatatgcaataatataattattaaattttaaagTGTTATCCTAAATATATCAACCATTccaaatttttttttctttttttttaatttttataatttatagATAACTAAatctttatttaaatatatttgattaaataacatatatatttatatttattttttttttaagtgtaaaaaaggaaaaaaaaaagttttgtttcaaaatatatatttatattatattatatatgttatacAAGATCCTcatgaataatattttgtaacctacaattttttttaattgttctataaaaaaatgtataatattttgtttatgttcatatatatatatatttcttattctgttaaatattaaaatatatataatacttttgtaatataaaaatatattttttttcttatataagaataatgTATGTTATATACTTTATAActattttaataaataaatttttgttataataaaacaaaaaacataccttgttttttttttttttttttttttttgctttgaataaataaataactATATTACTTCCTAAAGATAAGTTATTTTTTTACGtaaggaaaatataaatatgctattaaatatatgtatacaataacatctttataattacatatgatttattaattcattatcataattatcagataaatatattaaatatatataatgtatatataatattttgtttagtaacatataaaataaatatctgatattaacaataaattttttatttaagCATTGATCCGTTTAACAAacacatatttatttactcttttcataaaataaaagaaatattgTAAAAGTATAACTTTTTTATTGAATGGAGTTAAT from Plasmodium gaboni strain SY75 chromosome 14, whole genome shotgun sequence includes:
- a CDS encoding hypothetical protein (conserved Plasmodium protein, unknown function) yields the protein EINIDSQYLKVVNKFVKLKLQGNQSDEKDISRLARFYLKNEKENDEDELLLDEEIGVFPTKCPISQMPFENPVTQRFSKNRKACVHTFEKAFILRLMHNKDTIECPIAACKKKVYKSSLHPDYEFLHHSRYKKFRDHITDALEYFNNIRNEEKEILDFAE